In Jaculus jaculus isolate mJacJac1 chromosome 2, mJacJac1.mat.Y.cur, whole genome shotgun sequence, the genomic window tttttttttaattttattttttaaatattttggtgtgtgtgtgtgtgtatgtttccaaggtagggtcttattttagcccaggctgacctggaattcactatgtagtctcagggtggccttgaactcacggcgatcctcctacctctgccttccaagtgctgggattaaaggcgtgcgccatcatgccaggctctctctctctctctctgtcttttttttttaatgtgagaaggGTCCCTTGGGAAGATTCCAGACCAACTGTCCTGTACCCTagctgggggctggggggagggctGGCCTagctccctccagccctctgactgCCCACAGGAGACCCCACATCCTCAAGCACAGCCTGGACCCCAACTGTTCTCCTCTTCGCTGCCCATACCTTGCAGCAGGTCAATGTCCTTGGACCACTCCGTCTCAGCTACAGGTCCCTTGGAGTTCATCACTAGAAATTTCACCCTGCACACGATGAAACCATTGAGGGTGACGGGCTCCAGATGACTTAGGCGCCTGTGACTCTGCCCCCGGGGGAAGGGTAGCTGGGGAGGCGGGGGGCAGGGAGGCTGAGACTAAGTAACGCAGCcccactggaaagatggcttagtggttaaaacgctTGACTGGGGagtggaaggacccaggttcaattccccagtactcatataagccagatgcacaaggtggcacatgtgtctggagttcatgtgcagtgggtggaggccctggtgcacccattttctctctctctctccccctctcaatttctgcttgtaaaaaaaagaaagatagctaGATAGCTAGGTAGATGGATGGGTGTGGGggtgcaggcatggtggcagaggcctgtaaccccagaaacTCAAGAGACTGAGTTCCAGGACTGTCTACACTACAGAGCAAGtggaatcccttcctcccctccccggGGGGGCAATTTACTGAGACCCTCTCAAAAGAGCAAAGAGGGGCCGCCGGGCGTGGCAATGcgcggctttaatcccagcccttggcaggcaggcagaggtggggggaccGCGTTGagtggaggccagtctgggattgcagagtgagctccaggtcagcctgggttagagggagaccctacctaaaaaacaaaaatgaaaataaaccagaGGGATCAGTAGTAGAGGGCACATGCCTACAACACTCCAGTGAGGCGCTGGGGACCAGGCTCAGCGGTAGAGTGGGGAACCCAGACACCCCACATGACCCCAGAGAACTGCCCAGCGTCCACCCAAGGCTCTTCTTTTTTCCCAGTCAagaggaacccccccccccctttagcTGCTCACCTGTACGGGCCGGAGCTGGGCAGAGGGGTGTTGCAGTTCTGGGACTCTGGCGGGCAGGCGGTGTCGTTGCCAACGCGGAGGACACGCAGCTGCCTGCCAGTCTGGTCACCCTGATAGTGGGCCCGGGTGGCCCGCAGCGTGAAGTAGTAGCCGCGCTGCGCTAAGCTGTCAGGGGCAGGCATGTCCTCTACCTTCTTCGGGGCGACAAACTTCCGAATAGCTAAGGATGACGCTGAGGGTCATTCACTGGGGAACCCCATGGGCAGGACCCTAGCCCCTCCTAACAGGTTGACAGTCCTCCCTGGCCACATCTCTCGCAGTACTTACCTCCCCACTCCTcccacccccgccccgccccgcctgcTAGACCCCCTCAGACCCATTTCACAGAGGGGAAAAGTAAGGCTCGGCGGCAAACACCCACCGTTGCTGTTGGCCACCACCAGCCAGATGGGGTCAGAGTCAGAGATGTTGAGCTTGTCGAACTGGCCCAGGGGCTGCTCCAGCGCGAAGGTGGACTGCGTGAGCTTACCCTCCAGGGCGCTGCTGGAGAGCTGGGGGGTGTAGCTGACATGCCCTGGGAAGCGGGGAGAGGGGGCCAGAGCAAAGAGGCTGAATGAGGCATTCTTGTCCCCAGCGCCCCTATCTAAGTGAGGCAAGAAGGGATCTTTCTAGAAGGCGCACAGGTGAGGTAGCCGTTGAGCCCCTGGACCATTTCTTGGGAGCCTGTTAGCAGCAAGCTCTGTGTCACTGGTGAGGGTGTGATGGGCAGGGAGGGGCAAGGTGAAAAGAGGGAGGGTCGGGAGGACCCTTTCTGGAGAAGCCAGAACCCTAAACTGTGTGACCTTAGGGTCTCCCTGGCGCCACCCACATGGTCTTAAGAGGGGCGAAAGGGGTGACGGAGGAAGGCCCCCTGGACTGAGACCCCAGGCTGGCTCTTGAGCTGCCCATGACTGGCTTAGCTTTTTAGGACTCTGTCACCTCCACTCGTGGGCCCACCACACCTCCCTTTCAGGCCACATCCCCAAACATTTTCCTCACAGCCTCATATCCCACAGGAGAACCTGGATTGCCAACATGGCTTGTGTCCAGCTTTCTTACTCGCGGCGGGGAAAGCTCAAATACTCCTTTTTCCTCCTCAGATGTTCCCCCACAACTGGAGCAGGGCGACCTTAATCTTCCTCTCCTCCCGACCCCCCAACACTGAGACAAACAGAGAGCTGAAGTGAGGTACTCAGGCCTCAGTTCAATTCACTAGGATTCATTGCCTTCAAATTAACAATCTCCAAAGATTCAGACTAGAAGCTTCCAGAAGCTTCCAAGCTTTGGGTTGTTTTGGGTGGTGGGGGGGTCTTGATTCCTGTTTCCTCAATGCTGTGACCTGTGTCAGAGGAGCAGAGCATTGCACAAATATACAGTAGGCACCTAATATCTGcctaaaggaagggaagaagaatggaaaaatagggctggaaaggtggcttagcagctaaggtgtttgcctgcaaagcctaaggacccaggttcaattccccaggacccacataagtcagttcatttgcaacagctagaggcatTCCAGCCCATTCTagtccctggtgtgaccattcctttcctgtctctctctctctctcactcactttctctcaaataaataaaaataaaatatttttataaagaatggAACAATAGAaatgccggatgtggtggcacacgcctttaatcccagcacttgggaggaagaggtagggggatctttgtaaattcaaggccaccctgggactgcataatgaattccaggtcagcctggaatagagtgagaccctatcttgaaaacctaaaaaagaaaaagaaaaaaaaaaaagacaggcgaAAACCCTAAAATTATCAGAGAAGCATTTTTGCTCTAAGATCCTAGGGATCTTGTGACTATTTTGGGGGGGCGCTTTCTCTCCTGGAGTCAAGGAAGAGAAATCAAGGAAGCTAATCCACAGCTCTGGAGCCAGCTGGGAAAGAGAGTGTTTCACCTTCCAAGAGCTGAGAATCTTGGGGTGCCCTTGCCCCACCCCCCCCAACCTCACTTACCCAGACATGTCCCCGGGTGCCAGACGGTCACCAGCAGCGTCAATGGGATCAGCAGTGGGGACGGTTCCCTGTGGAGCTTCATGTCTCGGGCCAGCCTCCAGCcagctgcctgtctctctctatccctgcgCTGGGCCGGGCCTGGGAGGCTGCTTTTGGCCGCCCAGCCACCCCTCTGTAGGGCCCCCTCCTCCCATATAACTGGTCAGACAGGTTTGGGGGCCCCAATCTACAGGCTCGAAGGGATCCGGAAGCACCTGGGAGGGGTCTGAAGACAGCAATTAGAGAGACCCCAAGACCCCATACCAGGAGGGGCAGGGAAGCAAGGCGGCAGCTGAGGGTGTAGGGCTGTCCTCACCCATCTTGGCTGAAAGACACCTTCTCCCTTAAACCGGGCGTggcggcctttaatcccagcgctcgaggCAGCTGGACAGAGCCTTGAGAGGTCATATCCAAGGAGAAAGGACAGATGGATTCATTGGGAGAGCCCTTGCCACCTAAGCGTGACCC contains:
- the Upk3bl2 gene encoding uroplakin-3b-like protein 2, which produces MKLHREPSPLLIPLTLLVTVWHPGTCLGHVSYTPQLSSSALEGKLTQSTFALEQPLGQFDKLNISDSDPIWLVVANSNAIRKFVAPKKVEDMPAPDSLAQRGYYFTLRATRAHYQGDQTGRQLRVLRVGNDTACPPESQNCNTPLPSSGPYRVKFLVMNSKGPVAETEWSKDIDLLQAQEFQHAPGSQSAGTVVIIAFQSIMLAILLAVFVVLVISPCFHSFRNVPISSPSEQVHMRQYSTHHMDSPPGLESS